The Brassica napus cultivar Da-Ae chromosome C1, Da-Ae, whole genome shotgun sequence DNA segment GAAATGTATAGGTATTTGGATAATGATTTTGGATCATATTACGTGAAAGCATCAGTAGTGTGTACACTGGTATCACTATTTGTCAATTGCTTGTAAACGTGGAGCAAGCTATCTTATCATATTATATGCTTTTAATTGGTCGATTGATTATCACCTTTACTTGAATAAGATCATATATTCGTTTAATAAAAgtagaaaatattcaaaattggTATGAAACAAGTTTcatacaaataatttaatatttctaacTACACATAAAAATATAGTCCATCAAGAGCCACGTATAGTTCCGAATTTGACGGTCATGTCATATGTATGCTAACAACTAAAATCACACATTTagcaaaacaaaaactaaaaaaaactaaaaatacacataaattagaTGATTTCAGATCATAGTTATTGATTGGtgttattatatttatcttattctTCTATGTAAGTTTTAGGGGTGCACGTTGGATACACATTCACATAGATTGTTAGGGTCTTTTGTTTGATCGATTAGAACGTTCAAAACCCCAATGTCTCGTTTCACAAAGGTACTTCGCTAGGGTTTTAACTGGTTTGGATTAGTCTTACATCCATGTTTAGCCCACTAGTGGTTCCTTGATGTATAagacaaaagtaaaaaaaccGTCATAAAGAAAAGTAGGctgaaatttgaaataaaaatacctATTTCGCTATAtccgtaaattttataaataaattttgcgTTGAACAATTTGTTACAACTATTAACATTGTTTAAACCTTAAAACTCTAACAAGTAGAAACTAACCGGGTCTCGTGGTCTGGTGCTAAAGAAACCTCGGCTGAGGCACCCGCCATCATGACTTCGAATCCCGGCCACGAGGGGTTTTACATGGGCTCCCTCTCGTCCTCCAGACCACTTCGCGTAACCAGGGGCCCTTTAGTGGACGCTTAAAAATCCTGTAATGGCTTGGGCTTAGGCCCGGTGGGCTAGTCGATCACGCAAAGTGGTCGGAcactggattatcaaaaaaaaaaaaaaaaaaaaaaacaagtagaAACTAAAGAGTGGGCTAGAATTACAAGTAAAGGGGATATGATATGACGAAGAGTAGAGAATTGCTTTGAAGCAAAATGAAAGAAGGAAACATACAACTTGCTTTGAAGAGTTGGCTAACGCCAAGTCATGACGGCCTCACCAACTCATATGTAACCCATCTCCCAACTTGATTCTATGCTTTTTCCTAGTGCTCTTATTTGGGACTTTGGattatccttttttttgttccttcttttcttcatatatatcaTCTCATATATtggttatttataaataaaagtatcAGTTGGTACATTATTAATCTGAatattatctttatatattaaaacagaagtcacaactttgattcatgtgtggttttttttttttaaaatggacatAATAGACATATTCCtataaagtcatgttacatttaatctcaaatcttatcattttaattttgggcTTACcacaaatttttattgggctatcaataattagatttaaacaatagatgatccattaaatttatagatagtataaatgaaatagataatttaatgttgtaatactatacctccatatgttaaatatttaaatatttgtcgatgttaatttttaaaattataaagatatttttttaaataacaaaatcatattatctaacaatgattaatctttactaccttaaaccaatgaaaacaaattttaaactatatagtttattttaaaaattaaacaaaaactaaatgtttaattatttactcgataatataaatctatgaagcgaaaagtttaatttttaaaaatatttctaaatttgtgaaatgttacaatatctttgaatatgacaataaaataatattttactaatctttatatatatagttacgattttaataataaaataataatccgaaaatatatatatagaagaagatacaaatacatgtgaaagtttgaaactatctattcaatgaaaaaatatactgtaaacttattatattataatatatactaatttataattgaaaacaaaatatttatataaaaataaataaaaataaaaaccgtgcgggtcgagatctagtagttttattattatttcaggtCGTTGTTACAATTTATAAACAATTCACGCTTTGAATTGTAATACAGGATACTTCATTGGTATTTTTGTGCAGTTTGGgcttttattcttttaaaaggtctacagaaaatataattattgaaTACATAtagatataataatattatgttgaCACTAAACCATGAAGATACCTTTTGAAATAGGCTTTGAAGCTTTCAACTTTGATCCCTAGGCCCAAATTCACACCTCTATTGTTTTATGTCTCCCCCCCCCCACACAAAGTTACAGTGATTGaacatttaaattttgaacGTGATAGTGTACGGTgaaatttgatagatttatgAACGGTACATCAGAATTGTATATGAACATGATATAACATGTGCTTGTACAGATGCACAAAACCCAAGCGAGTAATTGCAGACTTGCAGTATAATGTTGAAGTACTGTAACATTTTGGTGAGAAGATGGTGATAAGTCGAATACATCGCTTTACGaggccttttttttttggcaacttaAGAGATTTCATTTAAAGATAAGAGGTTTAAGAGTTACACAGGCTTGGGCCAGAATGCAAGCAGGCTTTGGCATATAAGTCCGCAAGCCCATTAAAGTTTCTTTTGATGAACGAGAAAcgacaagaagaaaaagaagattacGATATCGTGGAGATGTCTGAAAGCACTCCGTAGAGTTCAATCGGATGTCGTCCTGACGAGATAGCTCCGATGAGCCCTTGTGCGTCTGACCGTAGCCAGATATGGTTGATGTGGAGGTCGATTGCCTGAAGGAGAGCGCTTCTGATCGCGATTGCTTCCGCCATGCAAGCCTAGCCGACATGATCTTGATATAAAGATCCCCGATTCAATTCCCGTCCTTCACTATCAGTAAACACCCAGGCCATGCCCGATTCAATTCGCTTTACGCGgcctatttctttattttctccgCAAAAACTATGTCACATATAGAATAAACTGGATCACTTTGAAAGTGCAAGCTGATAAACATTTTCCTGTGTTAAACAAACAATTTGCACTCATTAGTCAGCATGATGATTGATTTATTACTTGTATAGTTTACAcatattataacaaaatctaacATGAATAGTTGTCATTATGGTTGCTATTAAATCTATTATCTGGTAAAATAGGTTTATGCAAATTACTATTATTTCACTACACTACGATCTGCATCGcgatatatacatttttctaaTGCTAACTGAAAAAGGGTTAAAAGATTCGCTATTAGATTAATCAGGGTTGGGGTTGGTACATTAATGAGTGATGGAGAGATAGATATGGATACCGTTCTATTTATTTGTTGCttagagaaagaaacaaaagcaTGTGAGAAGAGAAAGCTCCTTTTACCATCTCAAATATGGCTAAGTGTCcccaacaaaaatcatattcataaattcaCACATACAACAAAGTTCCATGACCTAACCAACAATTCAATAGAGCCCACCTTTGAGAAACAAAGATGCAATACTCAAAATAGGAACAGTTCTGTTAATATGTCTAGTTACTTTTTTGTGAGTACACAAGTCAGCATCACCAACTTCAAACCAAATTAGCCGTCTTTAATGCGAgaaatcatattttcaaaagaGATACTATAACGTAAActacattttcttcttttcaaaaCTAAACCCTATCGGTGGAATTatgggtgggcgttcggatacccgttcgggttcggatcgggtattttggattttcgggtatttcggtatagggTATAGAactcgttcgggtatttctatacttcggatcgggttcgggttcggttatttcggatcgtttcggatatttagattttgaaagaaaaaaatcaaaattttcattgttcaatttttttgtatttaaaaacatacatttaacataattggttttttaaaattttaatagattaaatgattaatagatttggagataaaatttaaaactaaaaagacactaattttgttattgttttaaaattttggatacagTTTTTGCTAATGCCCGAAACAAGAAGCTTGACATGTTTTTCAATTGAGTAACaatccataattatatatatatatatatatatatattatctaatcttAAATTAAGtatagtatcaatataaatattttgaataaaatgagaaaagtaaactagaaatataatgTTAAGTATgtatatgttcggttattttcggatatctattcgggttcggatatccagtctctcctaattcaatacctgttcgggtattttgttacttcggttcagatttcggtttggattttttgggtcgggtttgggtgcggcttcggatatcgggtaaagttaGCAGGCATTTGTGGAATGATAAAAGCTTAAAAATAAAAGCATGGCACAAGCGATCAATCATATTCAGAAATCCGAACTTCATGCATAAGATGTAGTTGGGTATGTGCATGTGTACAAGTTTGTGTATATTACAGCAACGTAGAAAAGACAATGTGCTGATTTTTTTGTGAAAGGACCACCATCAAACTTTTATTGTTTATGGGGTTTATTTAATCGAACAGATAGATATAGACACATGAACATCTATAGATATGTCATCATCCCCCACAAGTTATGTGACATTCTTTTCAATTCTCTGTTCTTTCCCCTTCTTCACCGCTGCTCACATTAATTACCAGCCCTTTCCCTTTCGTAGTCAGCTCAGCTTTTCTCAATAAATCAATCTAATCAGTGTCTAAAAAACTTGGAACATACGCTTACACATTCTTTTAATTATTCGCATTAGACATAAAATTATCTAACTCCTCGCAGTCAATTTCTGCATGCGTATAATATTCGAAGTTTGTCAAATTTGGGAGAAGGATTTTAATGTGTTTGatcaaaatacaaaaacaagGAAATAAATCGATCATATATAATGCTAATATTGTTAACTTCTTATGCATCTATGATTATCTAGACGTATTAACATGTGTCTGatcttacaaaaacaaaaacggaGAAAAAGAAATAGGAGTCTTGCTGAGAACGTAATGCTTATTGATTCCATTAATTTTTGATGAAAATCAagctatttcttttattttcttaagtcAATTaccattttttcttattttgtcaatgtttatttttcatagtaatttttttcttcattttaattttctcttcttcaacacttttgtttttctttcttatacaagcttataaatatttataattataatttttaatcataatttatatttaataaatatataaagcttaatatatttaatcacatattagtataaattaaatgaaatactGTTAAAACGATATCTATAATGTAATGTAGAGAATAGAACTTCTGAAATGCAAAATTTAACGAGAGATTTAAATCAACGTCACCAGCATTATAGATGTTTAGTGTCAATAATGTTGGTTAGTTTACCAActgttatttttgtaaatatcgTCGGttttctctatctctctaaatgttttagatttttagtgtatgtgTTCATAGATCATCTCTAACccactttatttttattataaaatagagtttagaatcaAATATGTTCCAATTTCACTCTATTTTTCTTCATAATAGAGTTAAAAGTGGGTTTATTCCATAAATAGAGTAAtgcatttttgtttgttaattacatcatttttacttcaaaatagagtttgaTTGGAATAAAACTAAACTCCATTATAAAGTTACTctcgttttctttttaaattgaaattttatattggAGATACTCTTTGAACAATTGTTTTGAAGTGGTACCACCTAGAATTATAATAACTGTAAtgaaactttatattttgaCTGTATAATTTTACCATCATGCTCTTTTATATccattttgttatatatatatatatattaggccATGATCGGTCGGGTATCCTTTGGGATTGAGACTCGTTATTTAAAGTATTTTGTTATTAGATGTATAAAACtcattcatgtattttttttttcttggatcaGAGTTGATTCAGTTCCATCCGTATTCAGATGGATAcatatatgttgtttgagaCATGgattcatttaaccgggcacccatcaaatatatatatacgattGGAATCAACTATATTTTatctcaaaataataataaattcaatttgCTTTAGGTATTTTAACTTAAACTACCTCAATATACCCAAAATaatcaataatatatattatacattttaattCAGTTATTATTATCCATTTATATTATCTGAAATACTCATAGATATAGTTTGGTTATGGAAAACAGTTTGATTTGAGCATTTTGTATTCAAATCATCCAATTTTATATGAAgacattaaaaaaacttaaaataaccATTAGGtttaaaattacaattaatctttcgatattatattattacaaacattataataataatatttttagatatatttatattttagacatTTGGATATTCATCGAGTTATTGGTTCAAACCGAATTTGATATCAGTTCTTcgaatgaatatatatatatatatatatatatatatagtttatgatCCATTCGAATATTTAAACTGAATCCATTCAAATTTAGTACCTCTAAATTTGAGTCGGTTTTGGATCAATTCTTCATGTATGAATAATTTGCTCAGCCCTAATTCTCATTGCCGATGAAAATTGGAATGGTCATAACTCATAACTCATACGACAAAGGTAAAATATAAGATCCGAGGCACCAAACCAAAAGCCTAAAAGGGTTCTTCACCTCTTTTTCAATTTTGAATGTAAGATGAACAGAGAACGTTCCTCGTCATACGTGTAGCAGTATAAACGCATAGTTTCAATTTCATATGCTAAATGTACATTATTCTTCCAACGGTCGAAAAAGGTAAAGcataaatctattaaaaaaaacattacacaaactttattattttataattcttctcatcttcttcttcataaacCAAAGGCCCAAACTTTAAATCATCAGTCATCACTAtcactcctctctctctctctctctaaagaacTGCACGGACAACGACATGCTTTTAGTTTCCATGCAAATCTTGTGGACAACattttgaaaatcaaacgcATTTGAATCTTCACTTTTTTATttctctcatcatcatcatcaatggtGGCTGGTAAGGTCCGTGTAACCATGGGTTTTCACAAGTCTCCTTCAAGTAAACCGAAGGACATACCCCCTCCGCCTCCTCCCCCGCTTAAACCGCCTTCCGGTTCAGCTGGTAAACCGTCAAATCCCGGTTCTAATCAGAAACCCGGTTTCACCCGCTACTTCCCACGCGCTTCCGCACAAGTACACAATGCCTCTTCTCGGTCCGACCAAAACGCAGTCGTTTCGGATCTCCGTCGTCAGGTGGAGGAGCTCCGCGAGAGAGAAGCTCTGTTGAAGACGGAGGTCCTCGAGCTCAAGCTACTCAGAGAATCCGTCTCCGTTATCCCGCTGCTCGAGTCCCAGATCGCTGAGAAGAACGGCGAACTCGAGGATTCGAGGAAAGAGACGGCGAGATTAGCGGAGGAGAACGACATACTACGGCGAGAGGTTGAAAGGAGCGAGGAGGTAAGGAGAGAGAGCGATAGgagggagaaggagatggagtcGGAGCTTAGGAAACTCGTGTCGAGTGAAGACCACGCGCTCTCGGTTTCTCAGAGGTTTCAGGGTTTGATGGACGCGTCGGCGAAATCGAGTTTAATCAGGAGCTTGAAACGGGTCGGGTCAATAAAGAGCGTGCCCGACCCGATACCGAACCAAGAGAGCAACAAGAAAGACGAGATCGAGAgccactccatgagtaactcggAGGAACCTCTCTCAGCCGTTAGATCTAGGGTTCCCAGAGTCCCTAAACCACCGCCTAAACGGTCTTTCTCATCCAACGGCTCAGGCGACTCCATGGCGGATCATCCGCCACCGCAGAGAACAAATCCACCTCCTCCCCCACCTCCACCTCCGCCTCCACTTCTCCAACGACCTCCTCCTCCGTCTGTCTCCAAAGCTCCGCCTCCACCACCGCCACCGCCGAAGAGTTTAAACATAGCTTCGGCGAAAGTAAGAAGAGTACCTGAAGTAGTGGAGTTTTATCACTCGTTGATGCGAAGAGACACCACAAACTCCAGAAGAGATTCCACCGGCGGTGGCAACGCCGCGGCGGAGGCGGTACTTGCTAGCTCGAACGCCAGAGACATGATCGGAGAAATCGAAAACCGATCGGTTTATTTACTAGCGGTAAGAACTCTCCTGACCCGGTCCGTTCAAGTTTAGcttctccttttctctcttGCGCCAGTTTCAAAATTCGTAATCATAAACCGGTTTGATTTAAATGTAAACCGGACATTGCAGATAAAAACCGACGTAGAAACGCAGGGAGACTTCATAAGGTTCTTGATAAAGGAAGTCGAAAACGCAGCGTTTTCCGACATCGAAGACGTGGTCCCTTTCGTGAAATGGCTCGACGACGAGCTCTCGTACCTGGTTGATGAGAGAGCAGTGTTGAAACACTTCGAGTGGCCTGAGCAAAAAGCCGACGCGTTGCGTGAGGCAGCGTTTTGCTATTTCGATCTGAAGAAACTCATATCGGAAGCTTCTCGTTTCCGGGAAGATCCTCGTCAACCTTCTGGCTCTGCTCTCAAGAAAATGCAAGCTCTGTTCgaaaagtataataaaaatCCAATCTTTTTTTAGATTCTTGTTCAAAATTTAAGAGAAGTAGTCAGATAATTTTTCTGGGTTTTCAAAGGTTAGAGCATGGTGTTTATAGTCTGTCGAGGATGAAGGAATCAGCGGCGACAAAGTTCAAGACTTTCCAGATTCCGGTTGATTGGATGCTCGAAACAGGCATTACTAGTCAGGTCAGCAACAAAactcttgtttttctttttgcttaaTGGTCTGATTACAAGTCGGTAATAGATTGATTACTTGTGATCATTACTTACTTCCTGTCAGTAGCTGTTTTATTGCATTTTGATTGGAGAGTAGTGTGATGAATGAAGAAGATAATAGaaacaacaagaacaacaatTCTAATGGTCCCCATTTTTTTGATTAAAGTGAATTGTTGCTGTCATAGGCAGGACAATGTAAGAAGATTGGTTTGATACTGTCTTTGCTCTATTATTGTGTTATTTTGCGTGTTTACATGGTGAAAGCATTATACTACATGACAAGTTAAATTCATATACTATTGGACAAGGTTAAAAACTTGAATATAGTGCTTTACTTTAATGTATTTGGGGTGAATTTTCAAGATTTCTCTCTTGTctgctttctttgttttttttttgccttggGATTCATTGAGttttattatacaaaaataaatgaaacacAGGAAGAAAAAATTGCATTGGCATTATAATAGGAATAGATAGACAAAGCATAGAGAATGGAATCGGATTCTCTCACGACCTTGTTAGTGTTTTCAAACTAGGTATCTGAAACTTAAATTAGTAATGCAGATAGGAACTTTAGATATGGAAGTTTGTATTAAGTGTGTTGCGTTTGCAAATGTGTTTTTTCAGATTAAATTGGCGTCTGTGAAACTAGCGATGAAGTATATGAAGAGAGTATCTGCAGAGCTCGAAGCCATTGGAGGCGGTGGCCCGGAAGAGGAAGAGCTTATCGTGCAAGGAGTCAGATTCGCATTCCGTGTTCATCAGGTAAAGtgtttcggtttggttctttTACAAACTTGCAACACTTGTTTGTGCAAACTCTAACAATTCTGTTTATTTGTATGTGATCAGTTCGCAGGAGGGTTTGATGCAGAGACAATGAGGGCATTTCAAGAGCTAAGAGATAAAGCGAGATCATGTCATATTCAATGTCAAAGCCAAACACATCAACATAAGCTTCTTTTTCGCTCTACCCCTTGTTGAAGCAACCTTAGCTTCATATTATATCCACACCTCTTTGGTATTTGTCtctattaaatttgttttttttttcaagaacaGATAAATCATGTGAATATACGAAACTCTTGTTTCTGAAAACAAAGGATCATTATTCAATGGGAAACCATCTTGTTATATGTACTGATCATCATAAAAGAAAGCTTCACAAAAATGTCAACGGTCCAGAAAACAAAAGGCAGAGAAATAAACGTCATTATCCTAAAACCCCACCAAATATAAACTTCTTAGTTTACAGAACCACCCAAGCATCACTGTCGGATCCTTCATCTTCATTGTCAGATCCTGCATCGTCGAGTTTCATCTCACCAACAGATTTTGAGAGCTCCATCTGAAAAAATCAAGACAGTATTGCAAGTAAGAAAACGTATATAATCAAAAACATGCTAAAAGTTATGAGAAACAAGAACACACACCATTTGAATTGCTCCGGCTCTCTCAGTTTTAGGATTTGGCAGAACATCAACATTGTCCACAACCACGTATTCTTCATCAGTCAGCGAACCCGCagattctgcaagaaaccatCAAAGACATTACAGATCCATAAACTGAAACGACAAACGAAGacgagacaaaaaaaaaaaaaaaaaaacaaattagtgACCAGTTTCAGATAAGCTCGCATTCTCCAAAGAGGTTCTAACAGCCTTCACAGATGGTTCTTCGTCATCACTCTCGGAATTGAACccatctataaaaaaaaaaaatcataaagacATATATAACTAATATACAAGAGCTTAGGAACATGCTTCAAGGTTAATCATACAAGTGAGGAGTTAGTAGAAGTACCCTCGAGAGATGAGTACGCAATGAAATCGTTATAGAGAGCGTAGGTGTCGTAAACGGGCTGTCTCTTACATGGCCGGATCAAGTACGGTAAAGGAACTCCTGCAAATATTCAATCAAGACACACAAATATCTCTCTCCGGATCAGAAACTCAGAAGAACATGAAACAAGTATTGAATTGTGATACGGAGAAACAAGAAGTGAGCTTACGGTTGAGTTTCCTCTTGCGAGATTCCATGGTGTCGAAAGAAGCTGCATAAACTGGTGCCAATGTTGCCATGTTCTGAGCGAAGGAACACAAGTTGTTAGATTTCTTTACAAGCAATTGCAATAACGTTTTATGAGTAACTTATAAACAGAGAGATCAACCCTAAATAAAAAAGTCTGTAACTTTTATGCTAAAGAACCCTAAAAAGATGATTGAAACTTTTAGACATTAAAGTTATCATCTTTTGGAAACCCAATCCGTAGATCAAGAAGTTAAGATCGTACGGAACCCAGGAAAATTCCTCCGCAAGCAAATAatgaaaaccctagtttccgaAACCACACCTCGAAAGTATCAAACTAAAAACCTAAAAGAACAGCGACGAAAGAGAGAAagtataaccaaaaaaaaaacagaagaatcATCATCATGTGATTTACCTTGGACGATTAAGGGGGGGGGAATTGATAATCAGAAACTCAATCAGGGAAGACGAAAGAGAAGCTGAGATTGGTGTGCTAAGGATTAGCGTTAGATGTGAACAAATCTTGAtcgcaatatatatatatatatatatgggctTTTTTTCCTTAACTAGGGTTAATAATGACCTTATACAACCTTAATTTCCATTACTCACGTCTCATTGGTTTAATTCGATACCCAACGGTTTAGCTTCGTCGCGGGTATAATTAATAAACCGAACTCAAAAACCGGTTCGGTTAACAATCTCCCTTATTATTTGCTGGCCGCGCCGAAAAAAACACTCTCCATCTCCTCATTagtaaaattagggttttttcttccCGCCACTTGCCTACTTCGCCGGAAATCGTCTTCCCGGTACTGTTAAATCCTAATCCTTTAGAACTTTCATCTTCTTACCGGGTTTCCCGACATATAGCGGAATCTAATTTCGTCGTGATTCAGTTTTTAACTTAGGTCGGAATCTGTCGGTTTGATTTCACTTGCTGGGTTTCTGTAGCTTTAGAATTAGTTAGCTTTGTTACTTAGGACATGGGTTGCTTCAAGATTTGGGGATAAGTTGTTTTGATTGATTAATCTCCAGTTTCATCGGCGAGAAAAGAGTAAacagtgtttttatttttattttatagagataTGGATACTTCAAGTCCTGCTGCTTTTGTGAATGGAGCTTTGTTGAGACGTTACATTGGTCAGAAAGTGAGAGCTGTTGTTCAAGTGATCCGGTCTGATATTGGATCCGTCACTGGGAAATCGACTGATGATCAGCAGATTGTTGTCAAAGGCTCGCCTCCTCCCTCTCTGACCACTTACCTCGAGGTGATTGGAATCGCTGAGAGCGAGAACACAATTCGAGCTGATGTTTGGACCAACTTTGGTGACAATTTCggtaagaaaaaacaaaaaaagatccTTCCTTTAAGCTCTGATTGAGCCATATACCATTTCCCTCTTTGAGTTATTTGATTGGTGAATCCTTGATTTGGTTGCAGATGCAGGGAACTACAATGAGCTATGTAAGCTCGCGAATGGGGAGTTTAGACACATGTTCATCTAGAATTACTGGCGATGAATCTCGGAAGCTCTTCTTGTTTGGTGTTAGTTTCTTCGGTTTTATGTATGGAAAAACTCTTA contains these protein-coding regions:
- the LOC106375611 gene encoding protein CHUP1, chloroplastic; the encoded protein is MVAGKVRVTMGFHKSPSSKPKDIPPPPPPPLKPPSGSAGKPSNPGSNQKPGFTRYFPRASAQVHNASSRSDQNAVVSDLRRQVEELREREALLKTEVLELKLLRESVSVIPLLESQIAEKNGELEDSRKETARLAEENDILRREVERSEEVRRESDRREKEMESELRKLVSSEDHALSVSQRFQGLMDASAKSSLIRSLKRVGSIKSVPDPIPNQESNKKDEIESHSMSNSEEPLSAVRSRVPRVPKPPPKRSFSSNGSGDSMADHPPPQRTNPPPPPPPPPPPLLQRPPPPSVSKAPPPPPPPPKSLNIASAKVRRVPEVVEFYHSLMRRDTTNSRRDSTGGGNAAAEAVLASSNARDMIGEIENRSVYLLAIKTDVETQGDFIRFLIKEVENAAFSDIEDVVPFVKWLDDELSYLVDERAVLKHFEWPEQKADALREAAFCYFDLKKLISEASRFREDPRQPSGSALKKMQALFEKLEHGVYSLSRMKESAATKFKTFQIPVDWMLETGITSQIKLASVKLAMKYMKRVSAELEAIGGGGPEEEELIVQGVRFAFRVHQFAGGFDAETMRAFQELRDKARSCHIQCQSQTHQHKLLFRSTPC
- the LOC125580648 gene encoding uncharacterized protein LOC125580648; translated protein: MATLAPVYAASFDTMESRKRKLNRVPLPYLIRPCKRQPVYDTYALYNDFIAYSSLEDGFNSESDDEEPSVKAVRTSLENASLSETESAGSLTDEEYVVVDNVDVLPNPKTERAGAIQMMELSKSVGEMKLDDAGSDNEDEGSDSDAWVVL
- the LOC106375614 gene encoding replication protein A 14 kDa subunit B; this encodes MDTSSPAAFVNGALLRRYIGQKVRAVVQVIRSDIGSVTGKSTDDQQIVVKGSPPPSLTTYLEVIGIAESENTIRADVWTNFGDNFDAGNYNELCKLANGEFRHMFI